The Rhodopirellula bahusiensis genome window below encodes:
- a CDS encoding DUF1501 domain-containing protein, whose protein sequence is MDVMFVMPRRESLFRMGTSLGGIALASMLADEASADATRDQDSQAAPMQPKPGHVPAKAKNCIFLMMEGGPSHIDTFDPKPKLNQLHLQEFVRQGQQKSAMESGKRYFVQSPFSYSRHGESGAPMADNWSHLPKVADELCFYRGCQVDSVNHPTAMYQMNCGNRFGGDPGIGAWVTYGLGSENQSLPGFIVLPEVSYPQGGAANWSNGYLPAFYQGTPLRAKGSPILDLQPPVGVSRTRQRLNLDLLSRMNQRHAAKHPEHDELSARLESYELAFRMQTEVPEAMDLSGETKETFAMYGIGNDATDAFGRKCLLARKMVEKGVRFVQLYNGTWDSHDYIERAHGNLVRGVDQPIAALIQDLKQRGLLESTLVVWCGEFGRSPDNGVRGGTAYGRDHNANAMTIWMAGGGVNAGHTIGATDETGMTAVEEVRPVRDFHVTLLRLLGLDDNKLTYYHAGRFKQLSQFGGKVIESLIA, encoded by the coding sequence GTGGATGTGATGTTTGTGATGCCACGACGCGAAAGTTTGTTTCGGATGGGAACGTCGCTGGGCGGAATTGCGCTGGCATCGATGTTGGCGGACGAAGCCTCCGCGGACGCCACACGCGATCAGGACAGCCAAGCTGCACCGATGCAGCCGAAGCCCGGCCACGTTCCAGCCAAGGCGAAGAACTGCATTTTCTTGATGATGGAAGGTGGGCCGTCGCACATCGACACGTTCGATCCCAAGCCCAAACTCAACCAGTTGCACTTGCAGGAGTTTGTTCGCCAAGGGCAACAGAAATCCGCAATGGAAAGCGGCAAACGTTACTTCGTTCAAAGCCCCTTTTCTTATTCGAGGCACGGCGAGAGCGGTGCGCCGATGGCGGACAACTGGTCGCATCTGCCAAAGGTCGCGGACGAGCTTTGTTTCTACCGTGGATGCCAAGTCGACAGTGTCAATCATCCCACCGCGATGTATCAAATGAACTGCGGCAATCGTTTCGGCGGCGATCCCGGCATCGGGGCTTGGGTGACTTATGGGCTGGGTTCTGAAAACCAGAGTCTGCCTGGGTTCATCGTGTTGCCAGAGGTTTCGTACCCACAAGGCGGAGCGGCGAATTGGAGCAATGGTTATCTGCCAGCGTTCTATCAAGGCACGCCTCTGCGAGCCAAAGGGTCACCCATTTTGGACCTGCAACCACCGGTTGGAGTCAGCCGAACGAGGCAGCGATTGAATCTGGACCTGCTTTCGCGGATGAATCAGCGACATGCTGCCAAGCATCCCGAGCATGATGAATTGTCTGCGCGTTTGGAGAGTTACGAGTTGGCGTTTCGGATGCAGACGGAAGTTCCCGAAGCAATGGACCTTTCCGGCGAGACGAAGGAAACGTTCGCTATGTATGGGATCGGGAACGATGCCACCGATGCTTTTGGACGCAAGTGTTTGTTGGCTCGCAAGATGGTCGAGAAGGGGGTGCGATTCGTCCAGTTGTACAACGGAACCTGGGACAGCCATGATTACATCGAACGGGCTCACGGGAATTTGGTGCGAGGTGTCGACCAACCGATTGCAGCCTTGATTCAAGATTTGAAGCAACGCGGATTGCTCGAGAGCACCTTGGTCGTGTGGTGTGGCGAATTCGGACGCTCACCCGACAACGGCGTCCGCGGCGGGACCGCGTACGGACGCGATCACAACGCCAACGCGATGACGATTTGGATGGCCGGCGGAGGCGTCAACGCGGGGCACACGATCGGCGCAACCGATGAGACTGGGATGACGGCGGTCGAAGAGGTGCGGCCCGTTCGCGACTTCCATGTCACGTTGCTGCGGTTGTTGGGGCTCGATGACAACAAGCTGACGTACTATCACGCCGGCCGATTCAAGCAGCTCAGCCAGTTCGGCGGCAAGGTGATCGAGTCGTTGATTGCTTGA
- a CDS encoding leucyl aminopeptidase, whose protein sequence is MQPLPFPSLTLTAEAKLDLAKAGVLVLGVEPASDAAESSDGKATAKCVAISALPESLAKTVQNACDSGEVNGKPGELTSFATGDAQTPWIVLAGLGASDKRTRGAAIELGAAVIRSLVSKPRQQITFALGDGVAADNHDAVVAGAVSGCEGQHLYQREPSVSVPDAIAFVGYSAEAVSRGEKLGQSINHTRRLVNEPPSIMNPTGFAQYAEKIASDCGLKCEVWDEKKLEAENCRAILAVGRASTSPPRLVMLRHDGGGDEAPLVIVGKGVTFDSGGLSLKPSDGMVDMKCDMAGAATVVGVMNALAKLKVPRNVIGLCGLAENMVSGDSYKLGDVIETRSGKTIEILNTDAEGRVVLADTLDVAVQQNPQAIVDLATLTGACMVALGIDVAGLMTNDQALCDAVQSAAESECEPVWQLPMFSLYDDKVKSKVADIKNVGEGRWGGAITAAKFLENFVADVPWVHIDIAGPAFVDSPKPHRDAGATGVMVRSLVRWIENAS, encoded by the coding sequence ATGCAACCTTTGCCTTTCCCTTCGTTGACCCTGACCGCCGAAGCCAAACTCGACCTCGCCAAAGCAGGCGTGCTGGTCCTCGGCGTCGAACCGGCCAGCGATGCAGCGGAATCATCCGACGGCAAAGCAACCGCGAAATGCGTTGCCATCTCGGCGTTGCCGGAATCACTCGCCAAGACCGTTCAAAACGCGTGCGACTCCGGCGAAGTGAATGGCAAACCGGGTGAGCTGACCAGCTTCGCAACCGGCGACGCTCAAACACCATGGATCGTGCTTGCTGGTCTGGGCGCAAGCGACAAACGAACTCGCGGTGCCGCGATTGAACTGGGTGCCGCCGTGATTCGCAGTTTGGTCAGCAAACCTCGCCAGCAGATCACGTTCGCATTGGGCGATGGAGTCGCCGCCGACAACCACGACGCCGTCGTCGCCGGTGCGGTCTCCGGGTGCGAAGGCCAACACCTGTATCAACGCGAACCATCTGTCTCGGTTCCCGACGCGATCGCGTTCGTTGGTTACTCAGCCGAAGCCGTTTCGCGAGGCGAAAAGCTTGGCCAATCGATCAACCACACACGGCGTCTGGTTAACGAGCCACCGTCGATCATGAACCCAACCGGCTTCGCTCAATACGCTGAAAAGATCGCCAGCGATTGCGGACTGAAGTGCGAAGTCTGGGATGAGAAAAAACTGGAAGCTGAAAATTGCCGAGCCATCTTGGCGGTCGGTCGAGCATCCACCAGCCCACCGCGTTTGGTGATGCTGCGTCACGACGGCGGTGGCGATGAAGCCCCGCTCGTGATCGTCGGCAAAGGCGTCACGTTCGATTCCGGTGGATTGTCACTCAAACCCAGCGACGGGATGGTCGACATGAAGTGCGACATGGCGGGTGCCGCGACCGTCGTTGGTGTGATGAACGCACTTGCGAAACTGAAGGTGCCACGCAACGTCATCGGACTGTGTGGGCTCGCTGAAAACATGGTCAGTGGCGACAGCTACAAACTCGGCGACGTGATCGAAACCCGCAGCGGCAAGACTATCGAGATCCTCAACACCGACGCCGAAGGTCGCGTCGTATTGGCTGACACCCTGGACGTTGCCGTGCAACAAAACCCCCAAGCGATTGTTGACCTCGCCACGCTCACCGGTGCTTGCATGGTTGCCCTCGGAATCGACGTGGCCGGGTTGATGACCAACGACCAAGCCCTTTGCGACGCGGTTCAAAGTGCTGCGGAATCCGAGTGCGAACCTGTTTGGCAATTGCCGATGTTCTCGCTGTACGACGACAAAGTCAAAAGCAAAGTGGCCGACATCAAGAACGTCGGCGAAGGTCGCTGGGGCGGCGCGATCACCGCCGCGAAATTCCTGGAGAACTTTGTCGCCGACGTCCCTTGGGTTCACATCGACATCGCTGGCCCAGCCTTCGTTGACTCGCCCAAGCCTCATCGTGACGCAGGTGCCACCGGCGTGATGGTACGAAGCCTCGTCCGCTGGATCGAAAACGCATCGTAA
- a CDS encoding DUF1589 domain-containing protein, with the protein MDRKRIVSSHRAYPVAGFAKNSVHDARRPCLTWHPRRCFGTKRGVIEPLSREQRSPTKNDRQVKPGLQQFRVA; encoded by the coding sequence CTGGATCGAAAACGCATCGTAAGCAGCCATCGAGCCTACCCCGTAGCCGGATTCGCCAAGAATTCGGTTCACGATGCTCGTAGGCCATGTCTCACATGGCACCCACGCCGATGCTTTGGAACAAAGCGAGGCGTCATCGAACCGCTTTCGCGAGAACAACGTTCACCGACCAAGAACGATCGCCAGGTGAAACCTGGCCTACAGCAGTTTCGCGTTGCATAA
- a CDS encoding SHD1 domain-containing protein has protein sequence MMHRFCVSLATLIGTLLCGVSLLVSSQTALPVFAADPVGFSDQVGESVTYKINIQIGIGKDAGKYPGTLTYHVKSATPELIQLNVTGNLEGTHSRSSSFFRSSNESSLPTLESVSCRGALLGITPLGEVEVAQRDEMMGLLLGTIGQLAIAPLPPPNAAPVNARAADKGADVAVSWNASDTTTIARISSPFGMIPSFSSRSGINSKKLSIATEKWKYVAHPAVRNRMKIDHQYELSAPESDPPMKMQGEGIAFFNMDDGFYEQLQINRVLFQIEDGVEIKVPISISLVRETQQERDAKIAAAKEAALKRTRPFTDAERKQWVQALAPGSSSVTAHRAMSELNFRNQREDPVLAQALLKRAEISRDSMKSHYYSAAARYDESLKQMAEDRRDYSRGVGTVKRTGNPVTTASRLVVGQILAKSRERFSGFEAVEVKEIHERNEVSVQSVGGHGRVERVNVSMLRYPPDTVEQPVDTRPAPRTRRVAPKPKVVVNEPEEMEEANSESEMDAIRTWTDKTGKFKIEASFLAVTDGKLRLKSADNKTIEVPLAALSEKDADLAERFQKESEAAANPFQVVAE, from the coding sequence ATGATGCATCGATTCTGTGTTTCGTTGGCAACCTTGATCGGCACGCTGCTGTGTGGCGTATCGCTACTCGTTTCATCGCAGACCGCTTTGCCGGTCTTTGCCGCTGATCCAGTTGGTTTCAGCGATCAAGTTGGCGAGTCGGTCACGTACAAGATCAACATTCAGATCGGCATCGGCAAAGACGCTGGCAAGTACCCGGGCACGTTGACTTATCACGTCAAATCAGCCACGCCGGAATTGATTCAGCTGAACGTGACCGGCAACCTAGAAGGCACGCACTCTCGCTCGTCCTCCTTCTTTCGCAGCAGCAACGAATCGTCTCTGCCGACGCTTGAATCGGTGTCTTGCCGCGGAGCATTGCTCGGCATCACACCGCTCGGCGAAGTGGAAGTGGCCCAACGAGATGAGATGATGGGTTTGCTGCTTGGCACGATCGGCCAACTTGCGATCGCACCACTGCCGCCGCCGAACGCTGCTCCCGTGAACGCTCGAGCCGCAGACAAAGGTGCTGATGTCGCAGTGTCGTGGAATGCATCCGACACGACCACGATCGCCCGAATCAGCAGCCCCTTCGGAATGATACCCTCGTTCTCAAGTCGATCTGGAATCAACAGCAAAAAGCTCTCCATCGCAACCGAGAAGTGGAAGTACGTCGCTCATCCAGCCGTCCGAAACCGGATGAAGATCGACCACCAATACGAGTTATCCGCTCCTGAATCCGATCCGCCAATGAAGATGCAAGGCGAGGGCATTGCGTTCTTCAACATGGACGATGGCTTCTACGAACAACTGCAGATCAACCGCGTGTTGTTCCAAATCGAAGATGGAGTCGAGATCAAGGTCCCTATTTCGATCTCTCTGGTTCGCGAGACCCAGCAGGAACGCGACGCCAAGATCGCGGCGGCAAAGGAAGCCGCACTCAAACGCACGCGTCCATTCACCGATGCCGAACGCAAGCAATGGGTCCAAGCTCTCGCTCCCGGATCTTCCTCCGTGACTGCTCACCGCGCGATGTCAGAACTCAATTTTAGAAATCAACGCGAAGACCCTGTGCTTGCGCAGGCACTGCTTAAACGAGCCGAGATCTCCAGAGACAGCATGAAGTCTCACTACTATTCGGCTGCGGCACGTTACGACGAGTCTCTCAAGCAGATGGCGGAAGACCGTCGTGATTACAGCCGTGGAGTCGGGACGGTGAAACGAACCGGGAACCCAGTCACCACGGCCAGCCGCTTGGTTGTCGGCCAGATCCTGGCAAAATCACGCGAGCGGTTCAGCGGTTTCGAAGCGGTGGAAGTGAAAGAGATCCACGAGCGCAACGAAGTCTCGGTCCAGTCCGTTGGTGGACACGGCCGCGTCGAACGCGTCAACGTCTCGATGTTGCGATACCCACCCGACACGGTCGAGCAGCCTGTCGACACACGGCCCGCCCCACGAACTCGGCGTGTGGCTCCGAAACCCAAGGTTGTGGTGAATGAACCGGAAGAGATGGAAGAAGCTAATTCCGAATCTGAAATGGATGCGATCCGAACTTGGACGGACAAAACCGGGAAGTTCAAAATCGAGGCGTCGTTCTTAGCGGTCACGGACGGCAAGCTCCGCCTGAAATCCGCCGACAACAAAACCATCGAAGTCCCGCTGGCAGCACTCTCAGAAAAAGACGCAGACCTCGCCGAACGATTCCAAAAAGAATCCGAAGCCGCCGCCAATCCATTCCAAGTCGTAGCAGAATGA
- a CDS encoding sigma-54-dependent transcriptional regulator, which yields MTSDLTAATDSPAEPPDRSKYRLLVVDNEAAHARAMTESLEKVGYVCEVATSGPDAAALIQRETFDIIITDMVMNDVDGMKILALANERLPECEVVMVTGHATVPIAVEAMQLGAFNFLEKPITPSRLRAIVEKAAENVELRRTNTELMQRLDERFGFEGIIYTSKKMQTVIDRLRRIAATDATVLITGESGTGKEMVAQAIHQNSPRKNKRIVALNTRAVSENLVESELFGHVKGSFTDAVSDREGAFEYANGGSLFLDEVGDMPMSTQIKLLRVLEESQITRVGGNKSIKVNVRLISATNRPLEEMIDAGTFRNDLYFRLKVVTIELPPLRERRDDVIALMDHFRKMFLRRHGKSSAHFTPAVTKKFFAYDWPGNIRQLRNFVETMVVLDTDGSLDEDDLPPELIDDAPQEGEESQGPALIEGNMNFVGRPLAEIERWAIEETLKLTGNNREEAAKILQIGARTLYRRLDQYKKDEDEAEAKS from the coding sequence ATGACTTCCGATCTCACTGCCGCCACCGATTCTCCCGCCGAACCGCCGGATCGTTCGAAGTACCGTCTGTTGGTGGTCGACAATGAAGCTGCCCACGCACGAGCGATGACGGAGAGTCTGGAGAAGGTCGGCTACGTTTGCGAAGTCGCAACCAGCGGTCCCGATGCGGCCGCCCTGATCCAGCGAGAAACGTTCGACATCATCATCACGGACATGGTGATGAACGACGTCGACGGAATGAAAATCCTGGCTCTCGCCAATGAACGATTGCCGGAATGCGAAGTCGTCATGGTGACTGGGCACGCGACGGTGCCGATTGCCGTGGAAGCGATGCAGTTGGGCGCGTTCAATTTCCTCGAGAAACCAATCACGCCGAGTCGCCTGCGAGCCATCGTCGAGAAGGCCGCCGAGAACGTCGAACTGCGGCGTACGAACACCGAGTTGATGCAACGGCTCGACGAGCGATTCGGTTTCGAAGGCATCATCTACACCAGCAAAAAAATGCAGACGGTCATCGATCGTTTGCGACGCATCGCAGCCACCGACGCGACCGTGCTGATCACCGGTGAGTCTGGGACGGGCAAAGAAATGGTGGCTCAAGCCATCCACCAAAATAGCCCTCGCAAAAACAAACGCATCGTCGCACTCAACACTCGAGCTGTTTCTGAGAACTTGGTTGAAAGCGAACTGTTCGGCCATGTCAAAGGATCGTTCACCGACGCTGTCTCCGACCGAGAAGGTGCGTTCGAATACGCCAACGGTGGCTCGCTGTTTCTTGACGAAGTCGGCGACATGCCGATGAGCACCCAGATCAAGCTGCTGCGAGTGCTGGAAGAAAGCCAAATCACTCGCGTCGGTGGGAACAAGTCGATCAAGGTCAACGTTCGTTTGATCTCGGCCACCAACCGGCCACTCGAAGAAATGATCGACGCGGGAACATTCCGAAACGACCTTTACTTTCGACTCAAGGTCGTGACGATCGAGTTGCCGCCGTTGCGGGAACGCCGTGACGATGTGATCGCGCTGATGGACCATTTTCGCAAAATGTTCTTGCGGCGGCATGGCAAATCGTCTGCCCATTTCACTCCCGCGGTGACCAAGAAATTCTTTGCGTACGATTGGCCCGGCAACATCCGCCAGCTTCGAAACTTTGTCGAAACGATGGTGGTGCTGGACACCGACGGGTCGCTCGACGAAGACGATTTGCCGCCGGAGTTGATCGACGACGCACCTCAAGAGGGCGAAGAGTCGCAAGGCCCCGCTTTGATCGAAGGCAACATGAATTTCGTCGGCAGGCCGCTGGCTGAAATTGAACGCTGGGCGATCGAAGAGACGCTGAAGCTAACCGGCAACAATCGCGAAGAAGCAGCCAAAATCCTTCAAATCGGCGCTCGAACGCTCTATCGCCGACTCGACCAATACAAAAAAGATGAAGACGAAGCGGAAGCCAAATCGTAG
- a CDS encoding PSD1 and planctomycete cytochrome C domain-containing protein, which yields MAHNYMRVRILTTIRKPLPLLLLTILLGGHVFADDIAESSRVSESEALFVRRVAPLLREKCLGCHGQDPELIEGSLDLRSFAGLKAGGDSGEAAVVPGKPEHSPLYLASTRSSGDWSEMPPKEAEQLSEQQLEWLRDWIASGAVWPDEDRVAEIQAAYESEWSAEDGIAVATSGGLDEHWTNRKYDPAGLWAYQPVQKPEVTTDRNPIDVLIEDGLADGTDLAPRADRRTLIRRATYDLTGLPPTPSEVERFLQDPADDHEAFEKLVERLLHSPHYGERMAQHWLDVVRYADSSGFANDFERGNAWRYRDYVIRSFNEDKPYDQFIREQIAGDEIDPNDPECLIATGFLRMGPWELTSMEVAKVARQRFLDDVTNSVGETFLGHSLQCARCHDHKFDPIPTRDYYSVQAVFATTQLAERKADFLGGENRAGFDEKRYLDRSKQIHVRTLEEIEQVLLDNSQIWFQENGKDPAAWNEELKRLRSKGKVKSLFTSARNAMQAEGVPESDYPPKLVGFTPEQFGKERVARKGLQRLRWEQDRYQPYALAVYSGRTVSRTSVMSPIRMPKDRWTKGELESSVILTGGDPFSAGEAVSPGVLSVIENQVSAEIPVAIEGRRVAFANWVAASENPLTSRVIVNRLWQWHFGDAIAGNANNFGATGKPPTHPELLDWLAATLVEENWSIKAMHRRIMNSDVYCRSSSNVSTQPYQGFKPRRLSAEELRDSMLAVTGELNPVLGGIPCRPEVNQEVALQPRQVMGTFAAAWVPNPKPEDRNRRSIYVLKLRGLIDPFLEVFNVPSPDFSCERRSASTVTPQVFSLFNGQSTHSRALALADRVRRETESDEDAITRCFELVLSRSPSSEEMIEMLEHWSRVQEILPESPPECSRPPMEVVRKAVEENTGEKFEFVERLHANVDFQPDLQPADVDRHTWALADVCLVLLNCNEFVYVY from the coding sequence GTGGCCCACAATTACATGCGAGTTCGCATTCTGACGACCATCAGGAAACCGCTGCCGCTGTTGTTGCTGACGATCTTGTTGGGTGGCCACGTGTTTGCCGATGACATCGCAGAATCGTCCCGTGTGTCGGAATCCGAAGCGTTGTTCGTTCGCCGGGTGGCACCGCTGCTTCGCGAAAAGTGTTTGGGGTGTCACGGGCAGGACCCGGAGTTGATCGAAGGCTCGTTGGACCTGCGATCGTTTGCTGGGTTGAAAGCTGGCGGCGACAGCGGGGAAGCCGCGGTTGTTCCTGGTAAGCCGGAACACAGCCCTTTGTATCTGGCCTCGACCCGAAGCAGCGGTGATTGGTCGGAGATGCCACCCAAGGAAGCCGAGCAACTTTCAGAGCAGCAACTGGAATGGCTGCGAGACTGGATTGCGTCCGGTGCGGTTTGGCCGGACGAGGATCGCGTGGCCGAGATCCAAGCGGCCTATGAAAGCGAATGGTCCGCCGAAGATGGCATCGCCGTCGCAACCTCCGGTGGGCTCGATGAACATTGGACGAACCGGAAATATGACCCAGCCGGATTGTGGGCCTATCAACCGGTGCAGAAACCTGAAGTAACCACGGATCGAAATCCGATCGATGTCTTGATCGAAGACGGCTTGGCTGACGGGACCGACCTGGCACCGCGTGCCGATCGTCGAACCCTCATTCGCCGAGCCACCTATGACTTGACCGGATTGCCGCCGACGCCTTCGGAGGTGGAACGTTTTCTCCAAGACCCGGCTGACGACCATGAGGCATTTGAAAAGTTGGTCGAGCGATTGCTGCATTCACCTCACTACGGCGAGCGGATGGCTCAGCATTGGTTGGATGTCGTGCGCTACGCCGACTCCTCCGGATTCGCGAATGATTTCGAACGAGGGAACGCGTGGCGGTATCGCGACTACGTCATCCGCTCCTTCAACGAAGACAAGCCGTACGACCAATTCATCCGAGAACAGATCGCGGGCGACGAGATCGATCCCAACGATCCCGAGTGTTTGATCGCCACCGGTTTTTTGCGGATGGGTCCATGGGAGTTGACTTCGATGGAGGTCGCCAAGGTGGCTCGTCAACGATTCCTCGACGACGTGACCAACAGCGTCGGTGAAACGTTCTTGGGGCATTCCTTGCAGTGCGCCCGCTGTCACGATCACAAGTTCGACCCAATTCCCACGCGGGATTATTATTCCGTCCAAGCTGTTTTTGCGACGACACAGCTCGCCGAACGAAAGGCTGATTTCTTAGGCGGCGAGAACCGGGCTGGCTTTGATGAGAAACGCTATCTCGATCGCTCGAAGCAGATTCACGTGCGGACGCTTGAGGAAATCGAACAAGTGCTCTTGGACAACTCGCAAATTTGGTTTCAGGAAAACGGCAAGGACCCGGCTGCATGGAACGAGGAACTGAAACGTTTGCGATCCAAGGGGAAAGTGAAATCGCTGTTCACATCCGCTCGCAATGCGATGCAAGCGGAGGGAGTTCCTGAGAGCGACTACCCGCCCAAGTTGGTCGGGTTCACGCCGGAGCAATTTGGGAAGGAACGCGTCGCACGAAAGGGACTGCAACGTTTGCGTTGGGAACAAGATCGCTACCAGCCGTATGCTTTGGCTGTCTACAGCGGACGAACCGTTTCGCGAACTTCGGTCATGAGTCCGATTCGAATGCCAAAGGATCGGTGGACGAAGGGAGAGCTGGAATCCAGCGTGATCTTGACTGGCGGTGATCCCTTTTCGGCCGGCGAAGCGGTTTCGCCAGGCGTGCTGAGCGTGATTGAGAACCAAGTCTCGGCGGAGATTCCGGTTGCCATCGAAGGACGCCGCGTCGCATTCGCGAATTGGGTGGCGGCATCCGAAAACCCTTTGACGTCTCGCGTGATCGTCAATCGTTTGTGGCAATGGCATTTCGGAGACGCCATCGCGGGCAACGCCAACAACTTTGGCGCAACGGGAAAACCGCCGACGCATCCAGAGCTACTGGATTGGTTGGCGGCCACACTGGTGGAAGAGAACTGGTCGATCAAAGCGATGCATCGCCGGATCATGAACTCAGACGTGTATTGTCGTTCCAGTTCCAACGTATCGACTCAGCCCTATCAAGGGTTCAAGCCGCGACGGCTGAGTGCCGAAGAATTGCGGGATTCGATGTTGGCCGTGACCGGAGAACTGAACCCGGTGTTGGGCGGCATCCCATGTCGTCCCGAGGTCAATCAGGAGGTTGCTTTGCAGCCTCGGCAAGTCATGGGGACGTTCGCCGCCGCTTGGGTTCCCAATCCCAAACCCGAAGACCGGAATCGGCGATCCATTTATGTGTTGAAGCTTCGCGGATTGATTGACCCGTTCCTGGAGGTGTTCAATGTGCCGTCGCCCGATTTCTCCTGTGAGCGACGTTCTGCATCGACGGTCACGCCCCAAGTCTTCAGCCTCTTCAATGGGCAAAGCACGCACTCTCGTGCTTTGGCGCTGGCGGATCGGGTGCGTCGCGAAACGGAATCAGATGAGGACGCGATCACCCGGTGTTTTGAACTGGTGTTGTCTCGATCGCCTTCGAGCGAAGAAATGATTGAGATGCTGGAACACTGGTCTCGCGTGCAAGAGATTCTTCCGGAGTCGCCACCCGAATGTTCCCGGCCGCCTATGGAAGTGGTTCGCAAAGCGGTGGAAGAGAACACGGGCGAGAAGTTTGAGTTTGTTGAACGCTTGCACGCCAATGTGGACTTTCAACCCGATTTGCAACCGGCCGATGTGGATCGCCACACGTGGGCGTTGGCGGACGTTTGTTTGGTGCTGCTGAACTGCAACGAGTTTGTCTATGTGTATTGA
- a CDS encoding four helix bundle protein, translating into MDQRGEDLEDRLLDFATRVGKLVEALPETRLGRHIAGQLVRSGTSPAPNYAEACAAESKKDFVHKLGIALKELRESRTWVKLILKSEMLSDDRIKPLLDECIQLCNIIGKSVVTAKANLQNPK; encoded by the coding sequence ATGGATCAGCGTGGTGAAGATTTGGAAGATCGGCTACTGGATTTTGCGACACGCGTCGGGAAATTGGTCGAAGCGTTGCCGGAGACCCGCCTGGGGCGGCACATCGCTGGCCAGCTGGTGCGAAGTGGCACTTCGCCCGCACCCAACTATGCCGAAGCGTGTGCCGCTGAAAGCAAGAAGGACTTTGTTCACAAGCTGGGGATCGCGTTGAAGGAACTTCGTGAATCGCGAACTTGGGTCAAGCTAATTTTGAAGTCGGAGATGCTTTCCGATGACCGCATCAAACCGCTTCTCGATGAGTGCATCCAACTGTGCAACATCATTGGGAAATCTGTTGTGACGGCAAAGGCAAATCTCCAAAACCCGAAGTAG